cagtgatgaaggtctggttcTCTTACAAGAAGGTTGCTTTAGTGTTTGCAGCTCACTTCCAACATCCAGACAGAAAATCCAAAGTTGTGACCAATGTCAGACTGTTCTGAAGGAGGACAGTACTGGAGTCCAGTCTAAGGatgttattttctattttgGACTCAGGCTTGTCTCAGACTTGTGGACATTTTGGGCtcgtctgtgtgtttggatgtttttgacCCAGGCTTTTCTTGGTCACACTGTTGTTTTGACTTGGACAGTCTTTTGGCTGTTGGACTTCGTCTCTGTCTCAGGGTCGTTTGGACTGTGGTTGGTGTTTTGACTCGTGGGCGTTTTGACCTGTGTCTGACTCCTGTGTGGTCCTACATGTAACAACCAGTTAAGCCCTAATTTCTAAGGTGTAGTTTTATGCATAAATGTGCAGAACGATATCAGATTTTCACAGTTAGCATGAAAAATTTAGTTTAAATGACAATTTTAGcaactaaaacagcagtatttacACAATTTCAAAACAACTTATCTGAGACTCTTCTGTTCAGTGTAGATCAGTTTGTCAATGAAACCAAAAAAGCTGGATATTTGTGCAGAAAAGCATTTATTAAGGTTCAGTTTGGTTCTCAGtacagcagttttctgaagcGTTCCTTCTACACCGCCTTCAGACTTTTTAGGAATCAGGGTTGTCGCTGGTTTCATAACCTCATTGAATTACAGAAAgtaattttaattgttttcatgACTGCATATTCTGATCAGCAGCTCTGAAAACAGTAAACAGATTAAACCCAGATGAGTTTGATTGTGGTTGGATTCAACAGTTTGGGTGAACAGCGCCACCCAGCGTAGCATTGGCACGTGAAGTTTGCAGCCCAGGCGTCCAGGTCGGCAGCAGAGGGGCGACCGATCGCTACGTACTTCCTTTCAGCCCGCAGGATGCTGAAGTTGGCGGGGTTCAGGTGCAGGTAGTGGGTGGAGTTGTAGTTCTTCCTGATGCAGCGGCCCTTCCCCTGGCACAAGACCTGGCTGCAGAGCATGGCGGCTGCCGTCACGTTGGCGATGTATGGGTTGAAGGTGGACGTCAGGTACTCGGACAGAGACTGACAGGCAGCCTAAAGGGTTAATAGGCGAGACTCAGGTAAATTAAGGCAGAATTAAAGGTCAGTTACAGGTTAAGTTTAGTTAAAAAAAGGGCAAACAATATAGGAAATGTGGCGTAAATGTCTGTacagcatttcaacattgtCCATCTGATAGTTGTTGAGTTATTGAAGTCTGGACCAAAGGGGTGGAGGGACTGACCAACAGGCAAGCCGGCTACATGTAGCTTGGCTGTGAACTCGGTCATAAACACCACATATTTTTCCTGTAATTTCTGTTGGATTGTActacaaaacaaagaggatTGATCAAATAACTAATAAAGataacacaaaagcagaaaagccTGTCACGTCTGTCAGTTGAGATAGCGAACACTGCAGTGTCACAGCTGTCAGTTCCTCctaaaagaggaaacaaaggctGATTATTTGCTGATTAAAGTCTGGTCATCTGGCTTCCTGTTTTCAGACCTGTGACAAGTCATGGTTGCAGACATACAGTTACAAGAATTTGTGTCGCTGTACCTCCACTGCAGCCCAGTGacaatgaagacagaaaaaagggatGTTTACCATCACTGTTTTAACATGCACATCAgtatatgaatattaaaaaagaCTTGGTAGTTGTTACCTCATTGTTGTAGTCTTTGGTTCCTCCCCACATTACGACCCCTGAAGCTCCCACAGCTGCAGACTCTCCAATGGTGCTCACCAGGTCCGCCTGAATGTGGGCAAAGCAAAACAGGatatttgacatgttttgacATGCTCCAAATGATCAGATTcatttgtttcagctctactAAAGGTCATTTCTAAAGTCAACGTCAACAAACTTCCTGCTGGCAGGTAATCCTGTTTAATCAACCAATTTTCTTTGTCAGTTAGTTCAGTGCCACATGGTGGTGCACAATGAAAATGTGTACCTAGAACGTCATTGGTTGCAGAACATTTAGGGTTCGAATAACCCATCGGTCAGGCGTTAGGACCTGACCTGCAAACATGAGCAGTATCAGTGAGGCAGGCTGTACACAGCGGGTTGTAACACTGGCTCACCTGGCTCTGGAAGTTCTGGGTCTGGTCCCGGTACAGTGGCCTAGAGTAGACATAGACCGGCATCGTGTATGGACGTTTTGGCAGCATGGCGACCCTCAGTGCCTCCTGGACACGGTTGCGGACAAAGAGCTTGGCCTGGGGGGAGTTTCTCAGGTTCTGATGCAGGTAGATGGAGGGGAAGAGGGCGGTGCTGCGCTCCCACAACCACGTCAACTGGTTGTTCTGCTTCTGGGCCTGTGGGGAGCATTTCCCCGTGTAGCCGGGTTTGTCCCAGCCGTAGTTGTAGCAGTCGGGGAACAGGTAGAAGCCCCAACGACGGCTGGGACGCTCGCCGATGCCAAGGCTGATGGTCTTCTCCATGAAGCGTCGACTGGCTTGCTGGAACTGCTGCTTTGCCAGATCGCAAATCTTCTTTGATGATAGAAACGGGGCCATATGCAGGGCGTGAGAGATGGACAGCTTCTGATAAATACGTTTTGATCCCCAGTTCTGTTCCCATAGGGGGCGCCAGGACTCCCAGTCGATGACAGCCAGCCCAGGAGAGGAATCCTGGGAGATGTAGTGATCAATCTGGTTCCGAGCCTTGGCCAGATGCTCTGTCAGGTTCCCGTTCTGGGGGACGCCGCCTCTGTAGGTCTTGCGTTTAGCCATGTTGACTCTTGGGTAGAGGCCAAGGCGGTTCTCGTAGAAGATGGTGAGGAACTGACCTGACACTGCGGAGGGTGTGGTCACCGCCTGGAAAGCTGCCGTGTCCAGTGGGATGTGAAGTTTTCGACATTGGTCGGTTGGGGCATTCCATATGGCCACAAAGGGGTGGTCATGGATCAGTGGCGGCTCAGTAGGCGGCAGTGCGAGGATGGTGGTGATGGATCCAATGATACAAAGGGCAACGCAGGACAGGAAGGGCGGGGCCATCACAATGGCTCTGGACAAATGGaggaaagacaacaaaaaaggcTTAGTCTCAGTTTAACCTCTGACGCCATTGATCTGTCCAGTCCACCTCTGTCTTCACATGGAGGGTTTGTCATATGAAGGGCTGTCCCTAACCTGTCAGTGTGGACAGGGAGTGGACAATAAAACCCTCTGATAGTGACTCTATGCTGCTGCAGACTCTACTTTAACTTAAGGAGCTGCAAATGGAGGTCTGTATAAATGTAAGTTTCGTCCTGCTactaaaacattaataaagttTGTTTGATGTCACACTGGGTGAGATGGGTCTAATAAACTCTCTCCCACTGTACGATATCAATGTGAGGCACTATGATGTaatcataaaaaataatttgggAACAGAGTCTCATCATCAGCAAATCAATAACGAACTTTTGCTGCAGCGCTGACACTTCTAGGACATTGAACTACCTTAAAACAGGACCCCGCCATCTTTTCGGTTTGTGCGTGCCTCAAGTTTCCGTTCAAACGCAGCCTTACGAAATATCACGCCACCCATGGTGCTCTGTGTCGTTCTGTATCGTgtgctgattggttggttgtAGTTGTGGGTTGAAGCAACAGCCGCGATGATTTGTTGCTAAATTTTGCCTCAATCAATCACTAAGAGATTGTTTGATGATCAATTGTGCTGCAATGGAAAGATTGATTTCTACCGATGGACGCATGCTGATGTGTTATGTCGTTTATTTCTTTGGATGCGTCCGATGTGGCGCCGAAAGacatttcctgctgcactgTGGTTGGTTGGTTTGTAGATGACGGTCATAGCAGCGCTCGTGCTGTGGGAACTCTCACAGCTGTCAACACATGCATGAGTATTTTGTGGACATCATCACATAAATTACACATAAAGACAATCGTTTATTCTATTTTCGTCTTTAGTCTCTTTTCAACTTCTGACCAAGAACAGGTTAGAAACTGCTTTCAAACTCAtctgcagtttttcttcttcctgttcatCGATGAACTTTTTCCCTCACAAATAAgcaaattaaatgtatttatcatgtttatTATCATGTTACTGTGCTGTATGAGGATATTTTAAATcaatttattgtgtttttatgtgactCTGCCATTTTGGACACATCTGTCTTATGAAACAATCAAGTATCTCCAGAAACATTTTggttattaaaaagaaaaactagaTAAGAATATTTTCTGAATACAAGAATTCTGAACAAAACTAAAGATTTAACAAGCATAAACTAGACTGGAGGTGTTGGTTTCTgagtttttttggtttttttttttgaagactAGATGTTTTGTGGTGTTTTCACCCGACAGTCAGAACGCAGATCGTCAATTGATTATTAATTTGACAGATTTAACACAAAATCAATTTAACTGCTGCTTCAAAAATGTGCAGAAACTCTAAAACTGAGAACAAATGGTCAAAATGTTCAGAGGACTGCTTCCACTTCATTAATATATATATCCAATAACGTCTTTAATGGGACCAGATGCAGTCAGTGAAACACATATTTCGTATACTTGCGCAgtatttatacattttaatgaaataaaggGACGGTCAGCTCTTACCTGCTGCTCTCTTCAGTGAagttctgctctctgtttcttctcGACGTCTGTTTTTAACTGCTTCATTTGTCGGAGGAAATGGTTTCTTCACTCGATCCTTATCTGACTCATGGGGGAGTTCGGGGTTCAGAGGTCAGAGTCTTGCTCAGATGACTGTACTTATATTAACACATTTGTGTGTACTTTTTCTAACAAATTCATGCTGATTTCATTCACATCTATTtgacacagcagagaagaaattATCAGTGCAGTCAGTTAAATATCACAGTCAGCGATGacgatgaagaaaaacacatctgatTGATAAAAACAACTTTAAGCAGAGGACCAGAATTATTGTGATGAAGTAAAGAAAAGTGAAgaaatgcattttctttgttattCATTTAAGATAACAGATGGCATCAAATATAAAGCGCCTTTTATTGAATTacttaaaaacaaatttttTGCATCTTCAGTTTATAACAGGATGCATTTGAGGGTTCAGCTGTTCTGTTCGGTCCATTAACTGCTGAAGAGGAGGGTGAACTTTATGATAGAGTAAAACCattgacaaaatgcaaataatatataaataaaaaaggacGACAACACTGAAAACTGCTTGTCTGGAATTAAGCTTCTCCTtacagtgagcagctgcagctctgggtTTTAGGTGCAGTCACCTACAATGAGCCCTCAGCTTAGCCTCCCTGTCTGCGCTGAGCTGTTGTTGTGTTAAAGTGTTGCTCATAACGTTTTGGTAGTTTCTGTTAATTCAGTCGTTATTTCTCGTTGGTTTAATggtgttttgtttcctgtgcaTAATAATTTTCTCATGTTCTAAAATAGTTTTTCATCCGTTAAAACTCTCTGTTCCAGTGGAAACCGTCTTGCTTTGTGGCTCATAAGTTCAGCCTGTACTCAGTGTCCAGCGATGGTGTCTCTGTTCAGTGTAATGGGACCTGGTGGAGCCGTCTTCTGGCCTCCGTCTCTCTTAATTCTGCTGCTGATTGGATAAGAAGCGTTTTATCCAATTAGATCTCCTTTGAAAGAGTCTTCAAACACTTCAGGAGCAAATTTTATGGCGAGATGAAACTTCGGATGTGATATTTTTCACGTGTCATCGTCTGTTACAAAGTAGAGGACGTAATCTCTCCGTCcacacctcttcctcttttcagtcCTTAGAATTTGGACAAAAACCAGCTGGTAGATGATTCAGGTTTCCTGGTTTGTTACTATGGAAGTAAAAACATGAGTGAGTGACTTTCAGGTTTAGTTGAAGATGTTTTAGGGATGCTTTCCATCTGTTTTACAAAGAAGACTGAAAGTCTGCAGCCGTGCTGGCGCCATCGTACGTGCAGAGCTTttccaacatggctgccagcAGCTCCCCTGAAATCCTCCTTTTCTgtgcacagaggagaagaaacgCAGGCGTACTGAAGAAAACTCTTTATTTGCAGTGCAATTACATTCAAATGACACTTTTCATGTGTTGCATAGTTCTTGTTTCATACATGCTTTACAATCTTGAGAGAAAACAGTAAGTGCAGGAGTCAGTTTCTGCATCATGACGAGTGACGTGAAACCCTTCAGATCTTCACCTGAAAGCTTGTTTGAGATGAACGTTCTGGTTCGGTTTAAACCAGGATCAGTGTTATGGAGACTTGTGACGGATGCTACATGTTTAGCTTCCTGTAAAGGAGAAAGTTACAGAAACTCGACCTTCAGACCATCAGACTTCAGGCTTCAGGTCCACCTCTGCTCTGGATTTTCACTGGGAGGAACTCA
This sequence is a window from Chaetodon trifascialis isolate fChaTrf1 chromosome 10, fChaTrf1.hap1, whole genome shotgun sequence. Protein-coding genes within it:
- the LOC139337726 gene encoding hyaluronidase PH-20-like; this translates as MAPPFLSCVALCIIGSITTILALPPTEPPLIHDHPFVAIWNAPTDQCRKLHIPLDTAAFQAVTTPSAVSGQFLTIFYENRLGLYPRVNMAKRKTYRGGVPQNGNLTEHLAKARNQIDHYISQDSSPGLAVIDWESWRPLWEQNWGSKRIYQKLSISHALHMAPFLSSKKICDLAKQQFQQASRRFMEKTISLGIGERPSRRWGFYLFPDCYNYGWDKPGYTGKCSPQAQKQNNQLTWLWERSTALFPSIYLHQNLRNSPQAKLFVRNRVQEALRVAMLPKRPYTMPVYVYSRPLYRDQTQNFQSQADLVSTIGESAAVGASGVVMWGGTKDYNNEAACQSLSEYLTSTFNPYIANVTAAAMLCSQVLCQGKGRCIRKNYNSTHYLHLNPANFSILRAERKYVAIGRPSAADLDAWAANFTCQCYAGWRCSPKLLNPTTIKLIWV